DNA from Methanobacterium sp.:
TCTATCAAAGAGGTGATACTTCTGGTGATGTTTATATTAAAATAATGAATTTATTTAAAAAATTAAAAGATATTGATCCGGAACTTAATTTAACTTATTTAGGTATAGATTTGTTTTTGCATACTATTTCAGCGACAGAAGAAGGGGAAAAAATATTAGAGAAAATAAGAAATGGGCCTTCCGAGTTAAAAATTAGATATTTTATAGAAAAAGCTTTAAAAAATCACAATTCTGATAAACAGGAAGATATTGACGAAATTCGTTATTTATTTGAAAAGGGAATTCCTAAATATCTGGAAAATATTGCTAATGAGTCTATTGGGGGAGATACTAAGAGGTATAAAGTTGAGGGAGTGCCTGGAACACGACAAACAAATTCAATTGATGAATTTGGATATTTACCTCAAATTTATGTTTTTGATGAAACAGAAAAGCAAAAAGATAATTTTAAGGATTATAACTATTATGTACTTTACATTTTAAGAGAAGATAGAAAAGGCATTTATTTATCATTAAATCATGGCCAAGGCTACATGAAAGAAATTTTAAAGGAAAAAGGAGAATGGAAAGGTTGGTTTAAAGATAATGAACTAAAAGATAATATTAAAGAACGTGTTCAAAGGGCTAAAGACGAAATAGGTCCTATTGATAAGTTTTCAGATATTATGAATCTAGGTTCTGAATATGCCACAAGTAGTTCAATTTTTGAAGCAGCATCTATATATTCAAAATATTATACTTTAGAAAATCTACCTTCTGAAGAAGAACTCATATCTGACTTTAAAGAGATGTTACGTTTACATAATTTGCTAATAACTAAAAATGAAGGTTTGACAGCTATTGAAGATCCAAATGAAATCAAAAAAGCTAAAGAAATCTTTGAAAATAGATTCAAAGAGATAGTTGATGAAACAATATCTTCTGAATTTAGAAATAATAAGATCTGGTTTCCCAAATTAGGCATCTGGACATCATTCAATGAAACTCAAAATTATTTTTATAATCCTTTTGGAGTCGGAAAACCTACGCCTTACTCTTTAACAACTATTGAAATTAATTTTTCATTCAAGGGTAATAAAGTATCTGGTGTTTTTGCTAAAGATTCTTCTAATACTATTTATCTGTTACATAGGGGTAAATTAGGGGGCAAATTTGTTGGAAAACAAATTTTAAAAGAAAATTATGGTGGTGAATGGGTCAATGTCAAGGAAGGAGATAAAGAAAGCAATTTAATTCTAATTGGGGCATTAAATGAACCGAATTTTCTCGAAAAAGTGAAAAATTTCGTTTTTGAAGTTGATAGAATTAAAAATAATGGTGGGAATAATTTGAACTTTTTAGACTATTTAAATAAAAAAGGATTCTATTTTGAACCTGAATTAATAGAAAACTTCCTTTTGTCCATTAAAGTTAAGCCTTTTGTGATATTAACTGGAAATTCAGGTACTGGAAAGACCAAAATTGCACAGTTATTTGCACAGTATTTATCTGAAGCTTATAAATCTCAAATAGATCCTGAATTTACAAATAAAGATAAATTAATTGAAATTTTGTCTGCAAAACCTGAATTCGCTGATTATGTATCAGAAATTAAGAATAGTGTGGGAACTTACCCTAGTGATTTTGTAAGAGATAAATTACCTCAATTAATAGATTATAATTTGCTCAAAGAGCTAGAAAGTGCAGATATCTCTAAAGAAATGGATATATATGGAGTAGTGCCTGTAGGTGCTAATTGGACTGAAAACAGGCATGTTGTTGGCTTTTATAATGTAATAACCAAAGAATTCCAGAGAACAAAATCTTTGAATTTAATTATTAATGCTGGGGATCATCAATCAGTTCCTTTCTTTTTAATATTAGATGAAATGAATCTTTCTCATGTTGAAAGATATTTTTCTGATTTTTTATCAGCAATGGAAAGTAAAGAATCAATTGAATTACATCAAAATAAAGAAATTGAAGATGATGTGCCTCAAAAAATAAAGTTTTCAGAGAATTTAATGGTTATAGGTACTGTAAATGTAGACGAAACTACTTACATGTTTAGTCCTAAGGTTTTGGATAGGGCAAATACTATTGAATTTTTAACTCCATCAGTTACAGATTATATGAATGGAGGAAAGATATCTAATAAGTTAAATGGTGATATTAATTATTTAGAGAATCCTCTTTCAAATGTTGAAATTAGAAATGCATCTATATTAGAATTAAGGAAATTATTTGGTAATGTCACTGTTTCTGGAGGTAATTTTTGGGATATAATGAGGGATCAACTTGAAAAATTCCAGAATATCCTTAAAAAAGCAGGTTTTGATTTTGGGTTTAGAGTTATAAATGAAATAATGCGTTTTATGTATGTTTCATGGGTTTATGAAGGTAAACCATTAAACTGGGCTAATTGGAATCGTTATTTCGATGCTCAAATAAAACAGAAGATGCTTCCTAGAATTCATGGATCGAAGCGAACACTCGATCATGTTGCCGATGAGCTTTTAGAGCATTGTAAAGATTATGAATCTTCAAAAAAGAAGCTAGAAGAGATGCAAAAAATATTGGACAAACAAAGATTCGTTTCATTCACTAATTAGGGGATATCATGGGATATAAAAAAGTTTGTATTCCTTTATACCACAAGGAAGAAGCAATTGGCATTTTAAAGGTTATTTCAACTCGAACTAGTGATTCATCAATCTTAGATGAGAAAGATTTTAAATTAAATAAGTTTCAAATTGAGAATCCAGATACTGAAACTCCAATACAAATTTGCGATTTGGGTAATGGCCCTATTATAATGTTACTTGAAGAAACTCAGTATCAAATAGTTTTTAAATCTTCTAGTGATTATACTGGAATAAAAATAATTCCATTTGTTCAAAATAAAATTAATAGTGAATTTAAAGTTCTTGAAACCGAATTTAAAACTGAAAAAACAGGAATACTGAATTTTGGAAGTTATGCAGGTAAATCTTTTTTTGATGTTGAAGTAGATGGAAAAAATTCTAAAAAAGTTTCTTTTGAAGTTAGATCTAAAAAAATTGATTATAATAATGAATATATTAAAATGCTTTCATATTTATCAATGGCTATTTCAGGTATACTCTTTTATCAGAATTCACCATTATTCCAAAAACATTATTTTAATAACAAATCTAGAAAAACATTTTATGAAGATTACATTTTCCTTGAATATTTGTTTCTAGAAGAGAATTTACCATATGCTTATGAATACATCAGAAAAAATATTTATACTAATTTAAAGGAAGATTTAGAAACAGTTCCAACAGCATTTGCATCTAATTTGGGTTATGCAGGAATGGTAAATATAATTTGTAATCCCGAGAGTTTGTATGAAACCGATGAAACTCCATTTAACTGGCCACAATCAATGAAAAATTTCGTTCCAGATAATATTACACAGCCTTTTTATGAAGAATCAGTCGATACACCAGAAAACAGGCTTTTAAAATATTTTTTGGAGTTGTTGGATATGCTTATCCAAAAACTAAAAATTGAAGTTAATAATGAATTTTCTAATAACCTTATTAAAGACAGATTGGGAATTTTTGAAGATAAAATACAAGAATATCTCTCAGATGGATGGTTAGAAGATGTAAGCAATCTAGATCAAGTTCCAATGAATTCTCAAGTTCTTCAAAAAAAAGAAGGCTACAGAGATATTTTTAAATACTATTTGAATTTTGATTTTGGATTTAGACCTGTATGGAAAGAAATGGATGATTTAATAGATGGCTATGAACGTAAACTGAATGAATTATATGAATTATGGTGTTATTTTAAACTTTTAAAGATAATGGAAAAACTTAGCAGACAAAAAATTGATTATAATGATATTTTTTATGTAGATTATTCTTCTTGGTCGATAGAGCTTAAAAA
Protein-coding regions in this window:
- a CDS encoding DUF3578 domain-containing protein — encoded protein: MGLNDDQIKELLRWFVNSSETYKNWMQERIGCERFNHQWIQPELIKEMSNEDLRKHYLDYFNNGTGKKQKLIAIPRDRIIQSEKFRDSLLYLLNEEIDIKTRINELLYSNNEKHIDGMGKALITAFLMDFKPDKYCLWNGKTEMGLNALEWANLFYQRGDTSGDVYIKIMNLFKKLKDIDPELNLTYLGIDLFLHTISATEEGEKILEKIRNGPSELKIRYFIEKALKNHNSDKQEDIDEIRYLFEKGIPKYLENIANESIGGDTKRYKVEGVPGTRQTNSIDEFGYLPQIYVFDETEKQKDNFKDYNYYVLYILREDRKGIYLSLNHGQGYMKEILKEKGEWKGWFKDNELKDNIKERVQRAKDEIGPIDKFSDIMNLGSEYATSSSIFEAASIYSKYYTLENLPSEEELISDFKEMLRLHNLLITKNEGLTAIEDPNEIKKAKEIFENRFKEIVDETISSEFRNNKIWFPKLGIWTSFNETQNYFYNPFGVGKPTPYSLTTIEINFSFKGNKVSGVFAKDSSNTIYLLHRGKLGGKFVGKQILKENYGGEWVNVKEGDKESNLILIGALNEPNFLEKVKNFVFEVDRIKNNGGNNLNFLDYLNKKGFYFEPELIENFLLSIKVKPFVILTGNSGTGKTKIAQLFAQYLSEAYKSQIDPEFTNKDKLIEILSAKPEFADYVSEIKNSVGTYPSDFVRDKLPQLIDYNLLKELESADISKEMDIYGVVPVGANWTENRHVVGFYNVITKEFQRTKSLNLIINAGDHQSVPFFLILDEMNLSHVERYFSDFLSAMESKESIELHQNKEIEDDVPQKIKFSENLMVIGTVNVDETTYMFSPKVLDRANTIEFLTPSVTDYMNGGKISNKLNGDINYLENPLSNVEIRNASILELRKLFGNVTVSGGNFWDIMRDQLEKFQNILKKAGFDFGFRVINEIMRFMYVSWVYEGKPLNWANWNRYFDAQIKQKMLPRIHGSKRTLDHVADELLEHCKDYESSKKKLEEMQKILDKQRFVSFTN
- a CDS encoding DUF2357 domain-containing protein — translated: MGYKKVCIPLYHKEEAIGILKVISTRTSDSSILDEKDFKLNKFQIENPDTETPIQICDLGNGPIIMLLEETQYQIVFKSSSDYTGIKIIPFVQNKINSEFKVLETEFKTEKTGILNFGSYAGKSFFDVEVDGKNSKKVSFEVRSKKIDYNNEYIKMLSYLSMAISGILFYQNSPLFQKHYFNNKSRKTFYEDYIFLEYLFLEENLPYAYEYIRKNIYTNLKEDLETVPTAFASNLGYAGMVNIICNPESLYETDETPFNWPQSMKNFVPDNITQPFYEESVDTPENRLLKYFLELLDMLIQKLKIEVNNEFSNNLIKDRLGIFEDKIQEYLSDGWLEDVSNLDQVPMNSQVLQKKEGYRDIFKYYLNFDFGFRPVWKEMDDLIDGYERKLNELYELWCYFKLLKIMEKLSRQKIDYNDIFYVDYSSWSIELKKGLNSIQEFYIGVENQKIKVKLAYNLSFSRKNNLKSYSLGLKPDYTLIIDINGEKKLLHFDAKYKSKGITENDELYRKKIYKEEDVHKMHTYKDAILNSLGSYVIYPGNGNSVIFPQGSSEIPSVGAFPLTPGNSFKQEEELANHIFKFIEEIYNELKN